One genomic region from Lentisphaera araneosa HTCC2155 encodes:
- a CDS encoding IS256 family transposase has protein sequence MHHSTQENSSVLLEMIQQVTENGESGMLEAMRVLLNEAMKVERSNSLEADPYERNESRLGYANGYKNKTVNTRLGAMKLNIPQVRGEIDFYPSSLEKGLRSERALMTAMAESYIQGTSTRKVTKLLEKICGLSVSKSQVSRVVTELDESLEKWRNRPLGKYSYLLVDARYEKVRVDKTVRDCALLIAYGIDESGKRSVLGTSVSLSEAEVHWRNFFLSLNARGLHGLKMITSDSHSGLKAALKTVFGSIPWQRCQFHLQQNAGAYVPKKAMRSEVAQDIRDIFNAPSKLEAERLLKLTCLKYEEKASHLSEWMESALPEGFSVFDLERSCWTKLRTTNMVERQNREILRRTRTVSIFPNEASLLRLASAILMELDETWIATKRVYLSV, from the coding sequence ATGCACCACTCTACACAAGAAAACAGTAGCGTCTTATTAGAAATGATCCAACAAGTTACAGAAAACGGCGAAAGCGGAATGCTTGAAGCGATGAGAGTTTTATTAAATGAAGCGATGAAAGTGGAGAGAAGTAATTCTCTTGAAGCTGATCCATATGAACGTAATGAAAGTCGCTTGGGTTATGCTAATGGCTATAAAAATAAAACTGTAAACACTCGACTTGGAGCAATGAAGCTTAATATCCCTCAAGTCAGAGGTGAAATTGATTTTTATCCAAGTTCTTTGGAGAAAGGCTTGCGAAGTGAACGAGCTTTAATGACAGCTATGGCAGAGAGTTATATTCAGGGGACATCGACTAGAAAGGTGACTAAACTTTTAGAGAAAATATGTGGTCTATCTGTAAGTAAATCACAGGTATCCCGTGTGGTAACTGAGCTAGATGAGAGTTTAGAAAAGTGGCGCAACCGTCCTTTAGGTAAATATTCTTATCTTTTGGTGGATGCGAGATACGAGAAGGTTAGAGTAGATAAGACTGTTCGAGATTGTGCTTTACTTATTGCCTATGGAATAGATGAATCAGGAAAACGTTCAGTCCTCGGAACAAGTGTTTCTTTAAGTGAAGCGGAAGTTCATTGGAGGAACTTTTTTCTGTCATTGAATGCTCGAGGACTCCATGGCCTCAAGATGATTACCAGTGATAGTCATTCGGGCCTAAAAGCAGCGTTAAAGACTGTATTTGGTTCTATCCCATGGCAGAGATGTCAATTTCACTTACAGCAAAATGCTGGTGCTTATGTCCCTAAGAAAGCTATGCGCTCAGAAGTAGCTCAAGATATTAGAGATATCTTTAATGCACCTTCAAAGCTTGAGGCTGAAAGGCTTTTAAAGCTTACTTGCTTAAAGTATGAAGAAAAGGCTTCACATTTATCTGAATGGATGGAATCTGCACTTCCTGAAGGCTTTTCTGTATTCGATCTCGAGCGTTCTTGTTGGACAAAACTGAGAACGACCAATATGGTTGAAAGACAGAATCGAGAAATTCTCAGGCGAACTAGAACCGTATCTATATTCCCAAATGAAGCTTCACTTCTTAGATTAGCATCCGCTATTCTTATGGAATTAGATGAAACCTGGATAGCTACAAAAAGAGTTTATCTATCTGTTTAA
- a CDS encoding sialate O-acetylesterase translates to MKFFYALISLLVVFGIEAKPLKVFILAGQSNMQGHAKASVIDYMKEDPKTLDLYKKMHEKRSKIKVCDEVFISYLTGNGNNNMESHGPLTSGFGARRNPKVSDDKIGPEFTFGIVMHDLLKEPVLIIKTAWGGKSLFKDFRPPSAGPYIPNKMDIKKKRYDTVEQKKQLEKDTGHYYRLMINHINTVLKDIRRVYPRYKSSQGYELAGFVWFQGWNDIVNRDVYPYLQKGAKGKRFDAYTNNLEHLIRDLRKDLKAPKLPVCIGVIGVGGINNERHQDFRDAMAAPAQKNEFKGNVALVQTALYWDERLGVIDEKRSKLRQMAYLLRTKNKNHANKDGKMNAKEQKQFIEKYRAELISKEDEELFARGASNAGYHYLGCAKTMAQIGEAFAKQIYTLQKEQK, encoded by the coding sequence ATGAAATTTTTTTATGCCTTAATTAGTTTGTTAGTTGTTTTTGGAATAGAAGCCAAGCCGCTAAAAGTGTTTATCTTGGCTGGCCAGTCCAATATGCAAGGGCATGCCAAGGCCTCGGTGATTGATTATATGAAAGAGGATCCAAAAACCTTAGATCTCTATAAAAAGATGCACGAAAAACGATCCAAGATTAAGGTCTGCGATGAGGTTTTTATCTCTTATTTAACAGGTAATGGCAATAATAATATGGAAAGCCACGGACCTTTGACGAGCGGTTTTGGCGCAAGGCGCAATCCCAAGGTTTCGGATGATAAAATCGGCCCTGAGTTTACTTTTGGTATCGTCATGCATGACTTGCTCAAGGAGCCGGTTTTGATTATCAAAACGGCTTGGGGCGGCAAATCGCTTTTTAAAGATTTTCGACCTCCAAGTGCAGGGCCCTATATCCCAAATAAAATGGATATAAAGAAAAAACGCTACGATACAGTCGAGCAAAAAAAGCAATTAGAGAAGGATACTGGTCATTATTATCGGCTCATGATCAATCATATTAATACTGTACTTAAAGATATTAGACGTGTTTACCCTAGGTATAAATCCAGTCAGGGCTATGAACTCGCCGGTTTTGTGTGGTTTCAAGGCTGGAATGATATTGTCAATCGTGATGTCTATCCATATTTACAAAAGGGTGCTAAGGGAAAGCGCTTTGATGCTTACACTAATAATTTAGAACATTTAATTCGCGATCTCCGCAAAGATTTAAAGGCCCCTAAATTGCCTGTTTGCATTGGAGTTATTGGAGTTGGAGGAATAAACAACGAACGCCATCAGGACTTTAGAGACGCCATGGCGGCACCTGCTCAAAAGAATGAGTTTAAAGGAAATGTAGCTTTGGTGCAAACCGCCTTGTATTGGGACGAGCGCTTGGGCGTCATAGACGAAAAACGCAGTAAGCTGCGTCAAATGGCTTATTTATTGCGAACAAAGAACAAAAACCACGCCAATAAAGATGGCAAGATGAATGCCAAAGAGCAAAAGCAATTCATTGAAAAATACCGCGCAGAACTGATCTCTAAAGAAGATGAAGAACTCTTTGCGCGTGGGGCGTCCAACGCAGGCTATCATTATTTGGGTTGCGCTAAAACGATGGCACAAATTGGCGAAGCTTTTGCAAAACAAATTTATACACTGCAAAAGGAGCAGAAATAA
- a CDS encoding DUF6288 domain-containing protein has product MKTFPIHYLMISLIFPLLLTAKAPDLTQGQGVPAKGVKDWNLGPTGARGWIYSDKYSTSEARQIYVTAVEKSSPAYKKLFVGDVVLGVGREKFNDDPRRVFGRAIANAEAKKGGLELLVWRQGKNLSVNLKLQSIGKYSSTAPFNCSKSDMILKQACEFIAQDLKKNKRRSNWIVRSSNALALLASGDPSYLVPDRNEPKSFKYNNL; this is encoded by the coding sequence ATGAAAACCTTTCCTATACATTACCTAATGATCAGTTTAATCTTTCCCTTATTGCTCACAGCAAAAGCCCCTGATTTAACTCAGGGGCAGGGCGTACCCGCAAAGGGGGTCAAAGACTGGAATCTGGGGCCAACTGGGGCTCGCGGTTGGATCTATAGTGATAAATATTCGACTTCTGAAGCTCGGCAGATTTATGTGACTGCAGTTGAAAAATCTTCTCCCGCGTACAAAAAGTTATTTGTTGGAGATGTGGTGCTCGGCGTAGGAAGAGAAAAGTTCAATGATGATCCGCGTAGGGTCTTTGGCCGGGCGATTGCCAATGCAGAGGCAAAGAAGGGGGGCTTAGAACTTCTCGTTTGGCGACAAGGAAAAAATCTCTCAGTTAATTTAAAACTGCAAAGTATAGGGAAATATTCATCTACGGCTCCTTTTAATTGCTCCAAGTCCGATATGATTTTAAAGCAGGCCTGTGAATTCATTGCTCAAGACTTAAAGAAAAATAAGAGGCGTTCCAATTGGATTGTGCGTTCATCCAATGCACTCGCACTTCTTGCAAGTGGTGATCCTAGCTATTTAGTGCCTGACCGAAATGAACCTAAGTCTTTTAAGTATAATAATTTATAA
- a CDS encoding DUF6288 domain-containing protein, whose translation MNTGFSVTHYLTLIKKEVAEAAKYQGIRTNSYYSWFYGPVTSLISEYTIATGDKRYLKDLKRITMEIVEGQSPVGSWGHKFVDPNGRLRGYGMMNAPGVPLTISLVLARKAGVHNSQIDTAIDKSCKLLRFYVGKGAIPYGDHHPWTQTHDDNGKNGMAAVLYNLLNDAEAAEYFSRMSVATHSDEREMGHTGNFFNIQWAMSSVALSGPQASGAWMREYAWYYDLARRWDGGFIHQGAPKDQKDAYRNWDTTGVMALAYAQSKRQIYLSGKKSQVIPQMSSSEAECVVALGRGWTKKNKDKFLSERSDKALVLSLRSWSPVMRIRAASELAKRNPKDLRPYLELLDSSDLYASLGVCELMIHLRGRAQIAVPYLIRLLDHPDLWLRIKAADALAAIGQASIKAVPKMLKMFAETSPEDPRGMLQRYLCFALFSRRTGLLGKSLKGVDKKELLKAVQLGLKNDDGRARSNLGSVYENIEFEELKPILPAIIEAIETPAPSGIMFADGIRTAGLKLLCTHKVDVGLGLTVDYIKNQKKHGSQKRIKELIKYVDSYGAHAKKYIANLQDIIEYFENEEEGFPKHLSKQKAQDLKDLIERIKKSNDSPSLKSLKTIA comes from the coding sequence ATAAACACTGGGTTTTCGGTCACGCACTATTTAACTCTAATCAAAAAAGAAGTTGCGGAAGCCGCAAAATATCAAGGTATCCGAACGAATAGTTATTACTCATGGTTTTATGGCCCCGTTACAAGTCTTATTTCCGAGTACACGATTGCTACAGGGGATAAACGCTACTTAAAAGACTTGAAGCGCATAACCATGGAAATTGTCGAGGGGCAGAGTCCCGTAGGTTCTTGGGGGCATAAGTTTGTGGATCCCAATGGTCGCTTAAGAGGCTATGGCATGATGAATGCGCCCGGAGTTCCGCTAACAATATCTTTGGTTCTTGCACGTAAAGCCGGTGTACACAATTCTCAAATTGATACAGCCATAGATAAAAGCTGTAAGTTATTGCGATTTTATGTGGGCAAGGGGGCTATTCCCTATGGTGACCATCATCCCTGGACACAAACTCATGATGATAATGGCAAAAATGGCATGGCGGCAGTTTTGTATAATTTATTGAATGATGCCGAAGCGGCAGAATACTTTTCTCGAATGAGTGTGGCGACTCATTCGGATGAACGTGAAATGGGGCACACAGGCAATTTCTTTAATATTCAATGGGCTATGTCATCTGTAGCTCTTTCCGGCCCCCAAGCAAGTGGTGCTTGGATGCGTGAGTACGCTTGGTATTATGACCTAGCCCGGCGCTGGGATGGTGGTTTCATTCATCAGGGGGCACCCAAGGATCAGAAGGATGCCTACAGAAATTGGGATACGACTGGTGTTATGGCCTTAGCCTACGCACAATCGAAACGCCAAATCTACTTAAGCGGAAAGAAGTCACAAGTTATCCCCCAAATGTCCAGTTCAGAAGCAGAATGTGTCGTTGCCTTGGGGCGTGGTTGGACTAAAAAAAATAAGGACAAATTCTTGAGTGAAAGAAGTGATAAAGCTTTAGTTTTATCACTTAGATCTTGGTCACCAGTGATGAGGATTCGAGCCGCCAGTGAATTGGCCAAAAGAAACCCCAAAGACCTCAGGCCTTATTTAGAACTTTTGGATTCAAGTGACCTGTACGCGTCCTTAGGAGTCTGTGAACTTATGATTCATCTGAGAGGCAGAGCCCAAATCGCCGTTCCGTACTTGATTCGCTTGTTAGATCACCCCGACTTGTGGCTTCGTATAAAAGCGGCAGATGCCCTTGCAGCCATTGGTCAAGCTTCAATCAAAGCCGTACCGAAAATGCTCAAAATGTTTGCAGAGACATCCCCGGAAGATCCACGGGGAATGCTTCAGCGTTACCTCTGTTTTGCCTTGTTCAGTCGACGAACGGGGCTTTTGGGGAAATCTCTTAAGGGCGTGGATAAAAAAGAACTCTTGAAGGCGGTACAACTCGGTTTGAAAAATGACGATGGCCGAGCAAGATCAAATCTTGGGAGCGTTTATGAAAATATCGAGTTCGAAGAACTTAAACCTATACTTCCGGCTATTATTGAGGCGATTGAGACCCCGGCGCCAAGCGGCATTATGTTTGCCGATGGGATTCGTACAGCCGGTTTAAAGCTCTTATGTACGCACAAAGTGGATGTGGGTTTGGGCTTAACTGTGGATTACATTAAGAATCAAAAAAAGCACGGCAGTCAAAAACGCATCAAAGAATTAATAAAGTACGTGGATTCTTATGGTGCTCATGCGAAGAAATATATAGCGAATTTGCAAGATATTATCGAATATTTCGAAAATGAAGAAGAAGGTTTCCCCAAACACCTAAGTAAACAAAAGGCGCAGGATTTGAAGGACTTGATTGAACGAATCAAAAAATCCAATGACAGCCCAAGCTTAAAGAGTCTCAAAACGATTGCATAG
- the ltrA gene encoding group II intron reverse transcriptase/maturase → MSEMAKQILRRDERFVEIQAWASPSVWTDQMLKTLHRGVERGKWYSLSDKLMRKNNIMEAWEKVCSNKGSHGVDMISTERYESELEHNNAKLLEELQDGRYDPRAVRRVGIPKGDGRKTRPLGIPTVRDRVVQTALKHVIEPIFDIDFSPYSFGFRPKLGCKDALRRVNELLKQGYLYVMDADIQSYFDTIPHEKLMSRVKEKIIDGKILDLIEQFLKANIFDGLKHWEPEEGTPQGGIISPLLANIYLDPFDHKMTEAGFEIVRYADDFLIMCKSKESAKRALRKTRRWMKANGLKLHPEKTRIADMTEKCEYFEFLGYHFERTRNTHRIKRWPRKQSLKKCKDAIRKKTRRSNKDSIEDIIAYLRPNLVGWYQYFKHSTVYAMRGIDEFTRRRLRSIIAKYNRKKGSHRMIDTRKYNKAYFTDLGFFSLEEVWKLEFQSLRSKH, encoded by the coding sequence ATGTCAGAAATGGCTAAACAAATATTACGACGAGATGAACGCTTTGTTGAAATACAAGCGTGGGCGTCACCTTCTGTCTGGACGGATCAGATGCTGAAAACTCTTCATAGAGGAGTTGAAAGAGGTAAATGGTACAGCTTATCCGATAAGTTGATGCGTAAGAATAATATCATGGAAGCTTGGGAAAAAGTCTGCTCAAATAAGGGCTCACATGGAGTGGATATGATATCAACTGAACGCTACGAGTCAGAGTTAGAACATAATAACGCTAAGCTTCTCGAAGAACTGCAAGATGGAAGGTATGATCCCCGTGCAGTGCGTCGTGTGGGAATCCCAAAAGGAGATGGTCGAAAGACAAGACCTCTGGGAATACCCACAGTGCGTGATCGAGTAGTTCAAACAGCTCTGAAACATGTGATAGAGCCGATATTTGATATCGACTTCTCGCCCTACAGTTTTGGATTTCGTCCAAAGCTGGGTTGCAAGGATGCACTTAGACGAGTGAATGAATTGTTAAAGCAGGGCTATCTCTATGTTATGGATGCCGACATCCAAAGCTACTTCGATACTATACCACATGAGAAACTCATGAGTCGAGTCAAGGAAAAGATCATTGATGGTAAAATTCTTGATCTGATCGAACAATTCCTCAAAGCCAATATCTTTGATGGTCTCAAACATTGGGAACCTGAAGAAGGTACACCGCAGGGAGGAATTATCAGTCCTCTGTTAGCAAATATCTATCTTGATCCCTTTGATCACAAGATGACCGAGGCTGGATTCGAGATAGTGCGCTATGCAGACGATTTCCTGATCATGTGTAAAAGTAAAGAATCAGCCAAAAGGGCATTGCGCAAAACGCGAAGGTGGATGAAAGCCAATGGGCTGAAACTTCATCCAGAAAAAACGCGAATTGCCGACATGACAGAGAAGTGCGAGTACTTCGAGTTTCTCGGATACCATTTCGAGAGAACGCGAAATACACATCGCATTAAACGTTGGCCAAGGAAGCAGAGCCTGAAGAAATGCAAAGATGCCATACGCAAGAAAACGAGGAGAAGCAATAAGGACTCAATAGAGGACATAATTGCTTACCTTCGGCCAAATCTTGTCGGATGGTATCAATACTTCAAGCACTCCACTGTGTATGCAATGCGAGGTATAGATGAATTTACACGCAGAAGACTGCGCAGCATTATAGCCAAATATAATCGCAAGAAAGGTTCTCATCGCATGATTGATACTCGTAAATACAATAAAGCCTACTTTACAGATCTAGGCTTCTTTTCACTGGAAGAAGTTTGGAAACTGGAATTTCAGTCTCTTCGGAGTAAGCACTGA